A portion of the Paucilactobacillus hokkaidonensis JCM 18461 genome contains these proteins:
- a CDS encoding YczE/YyaS/YitT family protein — protein MIKKWGTISTIKHFVCLILGIGLMSASVALSKIALLGTSPISSIPNVLSELTPLTIGQWTILFMIVLIGLEWIALRQYFSWLNVIQIIPSLFFGVMIDWFVKFFSFIKLSNYWVQIGITLFSILLLAIGVFFEVNSRTLMMAGEGITDALAFSKKVAFSRMKVRTDITMVIVALIISLVFSHQLIGIREGTIFSALLAGRCVGLIERHFPKLTAWVRGSNEHGNSKTEQVLQ, from the coding sequence ATGATTAAGAAATGGGGAACCATTAGCACAATTAAACACTTTGTTTGCTTAATATTGGGCATTGGGCTAATGTCCGCCAGCGTAGCTTTATCTAAAATTGCGTTACTTGGGACATCACCAATTTCTAGTATTCCAAATGTACTCAGTGAACTGACACCACTAACAATTGGTCAATGGACGATTTTATTTATGATTGTTTTGATTGGATTAGAATGGATCGCTTTGCGCCAATATTTTAGTTGGCTAAATGTTATCCAAATAATTCCATCGTTATTTTTTGGAGTTATGATTGATTGGTTTGTAAAATTTTTCAGTTTTATCAAATTATCAAATTACTGGGTTCAAATTGGAATTACGCTGTTTAGTATTTTATTGTTGGCGATTGGAGTTTTTTTTGAGGTGAATTCACGAACGCTAATGATGGCTGGAGAGGGCATTACAGATGCCTTGGCATTTTCAAAAAAAGTAGCATTTTCACGAATGAAGGTTCGTACTGATATCACAATGGTGATTGTGGCGCTGATTATCAGTCTTGTTTTTAGTCACCAATTGATTGGTATTCGTGAAGGCACTATTTTTTCAGCGCTTTTAGCCGGCCGTTGCGTTGGCCTAATTGAACGGCATTTCCCCAAATTAACTGCTTGGGTGCGCGGCTCAAACGAACATGGTAATTCCAAGACAGAGCAAGTACTACAATAA